A window from Pseudomonas sp. MRSN 12121 encodes these proteins:
- a CDS encoding penicillin-binding protein 1A, which yields MRLLKFFGWSIVAVFCGLLLALSGAFLYLSPGLPSVEALRSIQLQIPLRVYSSDGKLIAEFGEMRRTPIRFADIPPNFINALLSAEDDNFANHYGVDPSSLMRAATQLVKSGHIQSGGSTITMQVAKNFFLSSERSFSRKTTEILLALQIERQLTKDEILELYVNKIYLGNRAYGIEAAAQVYYGKSIRDVSLAQMAMIAGLPKAPSRFNPLANPARSKERRDWILGRMYKLGKISETDYQAAIAEPLNASYHVPTPEVNAPYVAEMARAEMVGRYGSDAYTEGFRVTTTVPSNLQEMANNAIHEGLITYDQRHGYRGPESRLPGKTHAAWATELTKQRTISGLEPAIVTQVEKNGLQVLTRTGTEHVDWDSMKWARPFLNTNSMGAAPKQPSDVAQVGDLIRVQRQADNSLKFRQIPVVQGALVSLDPQNGAIRSLVGGFAFEQSNYNRAMQAKRQPGSSFKPFIYSAALDNGYTAASLVNDAPIVFVDEYLDKVWRPKNDTNTFLGPIRMREALYKSRNLVSIRLLQSLGVDRTIDYISKFGFNKQDLPRNLSLALGTATLTPMEIATGWSVFANGGYKVTPYIIDKIESRNGETLFTANPPSVPAGGTASSGIAAPEPQGFTVNSVPGETPGQAAVQAPAVAERIIDGRTTYILNSMLEDVIKLGTGRRALALGRSDLAGKTGTTNESKDAWFSGYNADYVTTVWTGFDQPESLGRREYGGTVALPIWMNYMGAALKDKPAHTQAEPEGILSLRVDPVSGRAAAPGTPNAYFELFKSEDTPPSVNELGNGYAPGSPLPADESAPIDLF from the coding sequence ATTCGTCTGCTGAAGTTTTTCGGGTGGTCCATCGTCGCTGTGTTCTGCGGGCTGCTCCTCGCTCTCTCCGGTGCGTTTCTCTATCTTAGTCCTGGCTTGCCATCGGTAGAGGCGCTCAGAAGTATCCAGTTGCAGATTCCCCTGCGGGTGTACAGCAGCGACGGCAAGTTGATCGCAGAATTCGGTGAAATGCGCCGTACTCCGATCCGTTTCGCCGACATTCCCCCCAACTTCATCAATGCGTTACTAAGTGCTGAAGACGACAACTTCGCCAACCATTACGGCGTCGATCCCAGCAGCCTGATGCGTGCCGCGACCCAGCTGGTCAAGAGCGGGCACATCCAGTCCGGCGGCAGCACCATCACCATGCAGGTGGCGAAGAACTTCTTCCTGAGCAGCGAACGCAGCTTCTCGCGCAAGACCACCGAGATCCTCCTGGCCCTGCAAATCGAGCGCCAGCTGACCAAGGACGAGATCCTCGAGCTGTACGTCAACAAGATCTACCTGGGTAACCGCGCCTACGGCATCGAGGCCGCGGCCCAGGTGTACTACGGCAAGTCGATCCGCGACGTCAGCCTGGCGCAGATGGCCATGATCGCCGGCCTGCCCAAGGCCCCGTCACGCTTCAACCCGCTGGCCAACCCGGCGCGCAGCAAGGAGCGCCGCGACTGGATCCTCGGGCGCATGTACAAGCTCGGCAAGATCAGCGAGACCGACTACCAGGCGGCTATCGCCGAGCCGTTGAATGCCAGCTATCACGTGCCGACGCCGGAAGTGAACGCTCCCTACGTCGCCGAAATGGCCCGTGCCGAGATGGTCGGCCGCTACGGCAGCGACGCCTACACCGAAGGCTTCCGCGTCACGACCACCGTGCCGAGCAACCTGCAGGAGATGGCCAACAACGCCATCCACGAGGGCCTGATCACCTATGACCAACGCCATGGTTACCGGGGCCCCGAGTCGCGCCTGCCAGGCAAGACGCACGCCGCCTGGGCCACTGAACTGACCAAGCAACGCACCATCAGCGGCCTGGAGCCGGCGATCGTCACCCAGGTCGAAAAGAATGGCCTGCAGGTGCTGACCCGTACCGGCACGGAGCATGTCGACTGGGACAGCATGAAATGGGCGCGTCCGTTCCTGAACACCAACAGCATGGGCGCCGCGCCCAAGCAGCCGAGCGATGTCGCCCAGGTCGGCGACCTGATTCGCGTGCAGCGCCAGGCCGACAATTCGCTGAAGTTCCGGCAGATCCCGGTCGTGCAGGGCGCGCTGGTATCCCTCGATCCGCAGAACGGCGCCATCCGCTCGCTGGTGGGCGGTTTCGCCTTCGAGCAGAGCAACTACAACCGGGCGATGCAGGCCAAACGCCAGCCCGGCTCGAGCTTCAAGCCATTCATCTATAGCGCCGCGCTGGACAACGGCTATACCGCTGCCAGCCTGGTGAACGATGCGCCGATCGTGTTCGTCGACGAGTACCTGGACAAGGTCTGGCGCCCGAAAAACGACACCAACACCTTCCTCGGCCCGATCCGCATGCGCGAAGCGCTGTACAAATCGCGCAACCTGGTTTCGATCCGCCTCCTGCAAAGCCTGGGCGTGGACCGCACCATCGACTACATCAGCAAGTTCGGCTTCAACAAGCAGGACCTGCCGCGCAACCTGTCGCTGGCCCTGGGCACCGCGACCCTGACGCCGATGGAAATCGCCACTGGCTGGAGCGTGTTCGCCAACGGTGGCTACAAGGTCACGCCGTACATCATCGACAAGATCGAAAGCCGCAACGGCGAAACCCTGTTCACCGCCAACCCGCCGAGCGTGCCTGCGGGCGGCACGGCCAGCAGCGGGATCGCCGCGCCGGAACCACAGGGCTTCACCGTGAACAGCGTGCCTGGCGAAACCCCGGGCCAGGCTGCCGTGCAGGCACCTGCGGTGGCCGAGCGCATCATCGACGGCCGCACGACCTACATTCTCAACAGCATGCTGGAAGACGTGATCAAGCTCGGCACCGGGCGACGCGCGCTGGCCCTGGGCCGCAGCGACCTGGCCGGCAAGACCGGGACCACCAACGAGTCCAAGGACGCCTGGTTCTCCGGCTACAACGCCGATTATGTGACCACGGTCTGGACCGGCTTCGACCAGCCGGAAAGCCTGGGACGCCGCGAGTACGGCGGCACCGTGGCCCTGCCGATCTGGATGAACTACATGGGCGCGGCCCTCAAGGACAAGCCGGCGCATACCCAGGCCGAACCGGAAGGCATCCTCAGCCTGCGGGTCGATCCGGTCAGCGGTCGCGCCGCCGCGCCAGGCACGCCCAATGCCTATTTCGAGCTGTTCAAGAGCGAAGACACGCCGCCTTCGGTCAACGAACTGGGCAACGGCTATGCGCCTGGCAGCCCGCTGCCGGCGGACGAGTCAGCACCGATCGATCTGTTCTAA